The window ACCCATTCAGTTGTGTGATGATGTGGTTGCTTCTAATTTCACTTTGGAAAACAGGCTTGTGAAAGGTTACTTGTGATCACATGCAGGTTGTagtgcattaattttttttatcctcttaTATGTATTCATAAAATGCTTTCGTTTCTTTGAAGGATCTAATTGATACATCTGTGTGAAATTCTGAAATACCTGTACCAGTTAGTTACTTCTCATTATTGTGGGCAAAATGATGGTTGCACACGTAATTGAAACTGcttcatatattttattatctaCACTTACTTGCAGTTGCTTCTAAGTTGTTCCAAGTTGCACCATGCAACTTTAAAAAGgaacacttttgaaaataaaattggcaCTACTACAGCCAAAACAGCCTAATTTAAAGCAAAGAATGGAATCATTCTAGATCTATGTCCTtgttaaaacacattttaaaacacgATGGTAGCTTAATGTGCTAAATGAAGTGAATTTGTTCTAATACAAGAGCTCATTGCAAAGGAACTTTTCTAAGTAGTTAATTTGCATGGATTGACAACATAATACAGATGCAGGTCATGGTTCCAGCAGAAGATAGATGCAGAAGCTAGTCCTTTCTTTGATCTGCTCTGTTGCCTTAGGGAAAAGTTCAGTGGTTGAGGAGTCAACCAACACACCCTTTTAGGAATAGTTCTAGCTTTTCCATCTACTTGGTGTTAATATTTGACATAGATCTGTTTTCTCTGCATAGTCTGTCTTCTCTGTAATAGCATCACGTGCTGTCGTCTGTTGTGTATCTAATGCTTCTTTTGCTAAAAGTACAGAAGTAAAAAGCAATGACACTGTCACAGAAGAAGCAAGAGGATTTTGAGAGTGATCAGCTGAGACTGACTACCTGAGGTTGTTTCacttttcttgtaaaaaaaaaaaaaaaaggcagtgtcACTTTTTGTAGTTGCCTGTGCCTGCAACTTCCGCTTTTCTTTTCCTCGTGTTTTATACCATAAGATTAGATGGAATTCCATGACTTAGAGCTGGGGCCAGCCAGGTTTATGCCCACTGTCTTAGAAGTAGGAGTAATGCCAAATTGGGGATAAAACAGGAGCATGCACAGTGTGCAGCACCAAGTGAGGAAATAATTAGTGGCTGCCTAATGTTGGGCTGACTTAGCCAAGGGTGCATCTACTCATGTGACCTTCTTTTATCTCTTCAATCCAGATACTGAATTGATGAATGAAAAAGCTGAACAAACTAGAAAAGTGTATGTCTGGAGATTTGCCTCTTGACAAACTTCAACAAGAGTTATTTCTTCGTCTGTGCACTGAGGAGAAGAACAGCATATCAAGTGCCTTTGAGTAACTGAAGTTTTTGTCTGGAGATAGCACGAGGTTTCTCCATGTCGCTGTTGAAGCTAAAGCTGTGATCTCTGTCTCAGCTATATTTTGTCACTAAGAGATAACTGGGAGGCTGCACATTTCAGATAAAATGTTGGGTGTGGAAACCTATTCTCATCAAATAAgtattattcttttaattttcctgttacCTCAAAAAGGAATTTCTTAGGGCTATAGTGCACGTACTTGGCTGTGCTGCCCGTACTGGCTGGCTTGaatgtgctgcttctcacaggcAGAACTAGAGATGGGGACTGATTTCTTGCATTCCTTCACAGAGCAACAAGCTGGTGAATCACAGGTAAAAAGTACGTGTTAATTGAGTGACGATGACAGCTGCTGAGCTAGAAGAGGTTTGCATCAAAGCTCTGAGGCCTACAATTTTTGGTGCACCTTCAAAAAAGATGCACAACGTTACTTATTGAGAGCCTTGAGGTTTCAAGCTAAGGCACTCGAGTGTATGTGAAggactgtttcttctctgtgtgtgtgcatgcagaaTCACTTCTGCAATGACTCGtctctgtttgctttgcatGATTGCTGTGTGATCCGAGATGCAGAATGGAAGACAAAGGGAGTGAGGATTTAGAGAAGTTCCCTTTTTAGAGTTAGGCTGGCATCTGGGGAAGCTGGGTGGCATTCCTTTTTCTGACAGATTTGGAGGGGACAGCACCTAAGAGAGAGAATGTAACGTGAAGGTTAGCACTGACTGAAAGATGGCACAAGCAAGTCTGAGTTTGGTATCACACAGCTTTTAAGTAACCAGTGCTGCAATAATGTTAATCAAGTATGTGTAAAAATGGTGGGATTGCTAGTTAAAGGcagattttgcatttaaaatacatgatatatttcagctgaagaaaaccaTAAGGAATATGTTTTCATATGTTTTGTGACAGGTTAGAATCACTGAGTTAAAATGGCTATAGAGTGCAAATTCTGACTGGTTTTAATATTaggctgtgtttttttcattttctgttttacagtgttATGTGGGAACCAATGGGAGGTGgtaaaaagattattttgctGGCTGATAATAACATATTATTGTGGGATTTGCAGGAAAGTTCAGCCAAAGCTgtggtaagattttttttttttttttacaacaaatCATGATAGATTGAATATAGTACAAACAGTTGCATTCCCTAGCCTAGAATTTACTAACTTTTTTGCTACTCAGAAATATCTTATGGCCTTTAATGCTGGTGGGGAAAATGAAATACCCTATCAGTTGTCTTGAATACAAGTGTTTAAGAGAAGGCAACTTGGTGTTTTTGTATCTGTTGCTagtggttattttttctttttctagagctgcctgtgctttcCTACTGGATTTAAAGTAACTAATCCAAAGTAAAGCAATGCTAATTTGATAAATgtatatgagaaaaaaaattgtagtaGCCTTTGGCTTTACTGATTGAATTTAGATAATAGTATATGAATTCACGTTGGTTAATACCATGCAGCCCTCAGTTTAGTTTATACTCCTTGTTGCATGTGTAAGTATAATATAAATTTCTCTATTTACTGTGCACTGCTTTAAGCTCTCAGTATTAGTTTAATCTAGTACCATAGTTTGCATTCAGATTATTTTGCTCATTGTTAAAACCTTCTTATTCAGgaacagatataaaaatatgtcATTGGCATAGATTTCTGTTTGATTATGCTACCTCTTATGGATAAACAAAGAAGTCTGCTTATTTCAGTATAATGACATAGATTGTATATAGAAAACTTCAGATGTTTCTTTATAGAGTCATTGAGGTCAGTATCTGTCCTACAAAGGGAAACCAGTTATGTCAAGGACATTATTATTCAGATGATGGCTTGTCACTTCTTGAATTAAATCCTCATTGTTCAGGGTTAGTTTCTTTTCTTGGATGCTACAGAATCACATTTTTCAACTGGCAGTTGCTTAAAGAATCAACACGTGTGTGTAAACTCTTCCCTGTTGTACCATCTGACTGTATGCACATAGATGAAGtcttgaattattattttgcatagtGTCCATGTAATGTGATGTAGTTTATACTTTGTTCGTAATGAAGCCCTTGGGGTTCCTTCACTAGATGAGGAAacctcagcttttgttttcacatgGTTCTTCAATCAGTGTTATACTACCTTCCAAGGCTTCTTCAAagtaggtttgttttgttttgatcaaATTGATACTGAGAGTTTCTGAAGGCCTCTAGGAGCCTGCCTGTAGCATTGTATCCACTGGATTTGCATGAGTCCTCCATTAGTCAGTATTTCTGTTCTAATGCCTGCATAACACATTGGCTTCTCAGCCTTCTGCACCAGCAATTTTGAGTTACTCTTAGGCAGTATTTGCTTCATCACCAAGTCAGTGACCACTCTTAAAGTGAAGTTTAATAGTGAAAGTTCATGAAATCTTGACTCAGGAATCTTGTCTCTATGCAGCCAGGTGGGTCTCTTCTAAAATGACTGGTATTGTTGCATTCCTGTTGAATTTTTGTCTGCAACAAGTATGTCTCCAGCATGTGGTGGGTTCCTGAGTtaagcagagcacagctgaacAAGACTCTGAGAAAAGCATGAGCATCACTTTAAAATGCCTGCTGTAGACTTTCTAAGAATTAAAATGATGACAACGTAAAGTGCGGTATCATAGGCTTTTTTCAGGCCTCGATTCAACTGCtgtgtatttctgaaatgtttgaagATTACCTCCTTCCTAAGAGATTACCTGTCAGAATCCATAGAAGGCTGgagaacaaaacctttttttctgtagcagttttatatttacaaaaatgaCACAGGACTGACAGTTAGAGGAagtgatgagaaagaaaataagaaatatttcattactgAGATGGGTTTCTGCTTAAAGAaacaatcaaaaccaaacaaaaaatgataACTCCACCCCATCTTTAATGCTGTCGTGTTTGGAATGTGGGAGACAAATCTGTGAGGACAAGCTGGTTAGAAACAGGTAGCATTGGTAGGGGTAAGcaataaatatgttttccatTTGGTTATCACTGTCTACAAGAAGTGTTCAGCCAATAAGCTGCTGGTGAAATAGTGATCTCTTTCTGTGTATATCCTCTTTATAATGGATTGTTGAGTCGAAAATATGTTAAAACCCTAAAAAGCACATGTCttgtattttaatgctttttgaTTGGAGTGTAAAAACACCCTTTTCTGGGATATTAATAAAGAGGACCTTTTTTGCCTTGGACACAGGTacagaaaagcctgcaggaaaaaaaaaacaaacccaaaacatttaaaataccaaCTCTCCCCAGCATTAAAAGgggatatatattttaaaaagagaggtTTCCTGAAGAGAGACCATGGGAAGGGTTCACAGTTCAGTTCCTTTGGAGGTTATAGCTGATCATACAAGGTGTCAGTTGGTGCTATGCAGAAAATTCTGGCCAGGATATGTCCATTTGCTTTATATGCAGGGAGATTATTTAAATGATAAGAAAGATTGTGTGTGTTGTTCATTAGGATAAAAGGTTGTGTGTTTTTGGCATGTCTTGCCCCCACCTGATGTCTTGTCACCTAACATGCTAGGTCAGGTGCCAAGGGGATGCTTTGGTTCTAGCAGACAGTGACAAAGCAGTAAGTAGCTCGTTAACTTAGGGATTCTGTAGggactgggaagagaaaaaaatctttacagaaTATGTACATTGCTGTAGACTTAGAAGTGAAATGACCGTGTGTGCGTACACGTCCTTTTGACTGACTAAACCAGTGGCCTAGGATTAAGGTAATAAAAGTGTCAGCGTGTTTGagttctttccctttttgtacAGACGAGCGAGGTGCCAGCGTGCAGCCTGCGCTCCGCTCTCCGGCTCGCAGGAACCCCGGGCGctccgggccggggccgcccccgtCGCTGTCCCCGCCTGCCCCGtcgctgccgccgcccccgccgcttCGAGCCGCCCGCTGCGGCAGGTCCCGTTCCGCTGggggggagccgggccggggcagccccggggcagcgggggcaggggagcggggcagggggcGGACACCGCCGGGCACGGGCGCCGGGCACCTCCCCGCCCGGCCAGAGCCCCCCTGagcctcccccggccccgctcgccccgggcagccccagcccctcccctgcAGCCGCTCCCcgagccccctcctgccccgccCGCTGCCCGCGGAGCGTGTCCAGAAGCCCCGCGCGAGGAGGGCCCGGCCGGGGCAGCTGCGGGAGCGGCGGGCAccgctgctgctttccctctccGGGGCCGCGCTTGCCCCTTCCTGCCCCGGGGATGCCCGTTTGCATCTTGCCCGGCTCTGACACAGCGAGACCAGTAATTCTGAGATCCCTTTCATCAGTCTCTTCACCGAGTAGTCCTCGAGAGATCTTTCCACGGGCGGTTTCTCGTGGGCAGGTCCTCACTGCTGTCTTTTCCGTCCCCGCCCCGGGGCGTGTCCCCAGAGGCAGGTGACaggaccagctgctgctccccagcccttaATTCCAGCTGGTGTTCCAGCTGCTCCTATTCCCAGGGGATTGTGGGGAGGGCCCTGGGCGGGGCCCGGGATATATGAGCCCCCGCCTGTGGCCGGGGAGCTCAGTCTGCTCTGGGGCTGTGCCGGGGTGGGGGTGCTGAGGCCGGGgtctctgctggggctgcagctggtggagctTTAGAGCTGTTTGAGTGTGTTTTGAAGCTCCTTGGAACAGGGGCACCCGTGTTGTGCAAGAGGCTCTGGGTAAGCAGTGTATGTTGTCAGAAGGATGTTGGTtgcctgcagctttttctgctggTGGTAACTTCATATGGGCTGTTTTGGGGTGAGAAGGTGGTTTAACATTCTGTGGTGCATCCTTCTTTTTTGCAGGTGATGAGGAACCTGCTGACTGTGGGACTCGTGGAGTTGATGAACTGTGGAGCTTTCTTTAAAGGAGGATGTCCTGAGACCTGTGGCCCCTGAAAGCTAAGTTgagggatgggtgctgggggggacCAAAGTTGGGAATTGCAGGGAGGGGTTTTAAAGTcaagagctggggagagggctgTCTGGGAACTGTCCCTTTGGGCAGGTAAAGGCAGTGGGTTACTCTTCAGTGTGATGTCAGCgtgtgccaggcagggcagctccagcctgcgTGTGTCATGGTGTAGTTTGTGTGGTCTGTTGTCTTTTGTGTCTCAAACCCTCCTTGGGTCCCAGTCTCCTCTTTGtgctccaggagcacagcactCGCCTTGCCAGCCCATCCTTAGGTCTTGAGCATCATCTGTGCTCACCATCGTAGTGCCCGTGGGGCGCTGCTTTTCTTGCCTGAACTGAAAAGCCCAGCTGGGCCTCGTGACTCGGGTGTCTCCTCTTGATCCTCTTTTTGCGCCGGTGTTGCGGTCGGTGTCGTCAGCCCCGCTCTGGAGGCTTCTCTTTCACAGGGAGAATCTCTTTTTTCTGGGCATTCTTCCCTGTGTCCTTGCATTCTTGGGTCTTGCCAAGGCTTCTCGTGCATCCGTCTGCTTCAGTTCTGACTGTAGCTTCTTGTCACGGTTTGCAATGTTTGACCTTTCTCTGGGGCTGCCTTAGGGCTGCCTTACTGCTGAAATCACAAGTGAATTGAGTATAGGAATATTGGGACTAATGTGTTAATTAAAGCGATATCAGTTCAAATTGCATGCCTGTTAAAGACTTGTGCAAACTGACCACTGCTTGACCTAAGCGACTTGACTTTGGACTGGACTTGTGACTTGACTTAGCCTGAGTGTCTGGAGTGATGAGGCCTTAGGCTGCAATTCTAATTAATCTTTCGCTGAACTCCTGTGATGAGCCTTAGTTAGACCTTGACTCTACCAGCTGTAATAATATGGAAACAAGATGTGGGCAAGATAATTACTCAAGACGACCTTCTGAACTGGGAAGATGCATTGACTGAAAGTTAAGTGGGAGCAACTGGACAAAAGCAGAATGTGGAAGACTTTTCCAGCTGAGAAACAAGTGGAAGAGAGCAAGACTGGAAGCACCCAGCTCGAGCTGCAGTAAACTGGTTCTGTGGCAGAACTGAGGGTCTGAGCTTCTCTCTCAGGTTGGAGGTGAagactggatccagctgcacctaggctctgccctgagaagaagctgagaaaccaAGGAGGTCCTGTCTGAAGCTCACAACTCGAAAGGAGGGACTTTCTGGACTCTTCAACACTCATCTCATGCTTGCGGTCCTGTATGTCTTGCCACCTGGTGGCATCTGCATTGGAGAaggagtttttttgttgctgagaGTTTCCTCTCATGCTTGTGTCACatcctttgtgtttgtgtgttgtgtctctgtgctgttgggttggagctgctctctctggagcCTGTAGCAACT of the Apus apus isolate bApuApu2 chromosome 7, bApuApu2.pri.cur, whole genome shotgun sequence genome contains:
- the LOC127387434 gene encoding translation initiation factor IF-2-like; protein product: MTAAELEEVRCQGDALVLADSDKATSEVPACSLRSALRLAGTPGAPGRGRPRRCPRLPRRCRRPRRFEPPAAAGPVPLGGSRAGAAPGQRGQGSGAGGGHRRARAPGTSPPGQSPPEPPPAPLAPGSPSPSPAAAPRAPSCPARCPRSVSRSPARGGPGRGSCGSGGHRCCFPSPGPRLPLPAPGMPVCILPGSDTARPVILRSLSSVSSPSSPREIFPRAVSRGQVLTAVFSVPAPGRVPRGR